The genomic region TAGACGGAGTTTTACCATGAGCTGGCAACCCTCGAACGATCCCGTGCTCGGCGATCCCATGTCCTGCGATGCGCTCGATCTCGTCATCGTGCCGCGCACGCGCGATCTCGGCGACGGCTTCGCGGTACGCCGCGCGTTGCCGCACGGCAAGCGGCAGATGGTCGGCCCCTTCATCTTCTTCGACCATTTCGGGCCGGTGCAGTTCGTCTCAGGCAAGGGCATGGACGTGCGGCCGCACCCGCATATCGGGCTTGCCACCGTCACCTATCTGTTCGACGGCGCGATCATGCATCGTGACAGCGAGGGCAACATCCAGGAGATCCAGCCCGGCGCGATGAATTTGATGACGGCAGGCCGTGGCATCGCGCATTCCGAGCGCACGCCGGATGTGCAGCGCGCCTCGGGGCAGAAGATGCTGGGCCTGCAAAGCTGGATCGCGCTGCCGGCGGGATCGGAAGAGATCGCACCGTCGTTTCAGCACTACGGCGCGGGTGACCTGCCGATGGTCTCCGAGCGCGACTTCACCGCGAAGGTGATTGCGGGCTCGGCCTTCGGCGTCACTTCCCCTGTTTCGATGGTCTCGCCCTGGTTCTACACCGAGGTCACCGCGGTCGCGGGCGCAATCGTGCCGCTCGACCCCGATCACGAGGAGCGCGCCATCTATGTCGTCGACGGCGAGGTCGAGATCGCGAACGAGCGCTACGAGGGGCCGCGGCTCCTGATCTTCCGGCCGGGCGACCGCATCACGGTGAAGGCGCTCAAAGCCACGCGGATGATGTTTCTGGGCGGCGACGCGCTGGAGGGCCCGCGCCACATCTGGTGGAATTTCGTCTCCTCCAGCAAGGAGCGGATCGAGCAGGCCAAGCAGGACTGGAAAACCGGCCGCTTCGCTGCGGTTCCGCAGGAACATGAGTTCATTCCGCTGCCGGAATAGGCTATCCCGGTTTCCGGTCGCGCGATCAGGCGCGGCCGGATGTCCCGTCGCAAGGCCTTGCTCCGAAAGTTCTGCCGATGACCACCATGCTCTCCAGCGACCTGCCCCTGCCCAAGATCGGGCGCGGCAAGGTGCGCGATATCTACGCCGTCGACGACGACCGCCTGCTGCTCGTCACCACGGACCGCATCAGCGCCTTCGATGTCGTGATGGGCGAGACCATCCCGATGAAGGGCGCGGTGCTGACGCAAATCAGCGCCTTCTGGTTCAACGAGCTCGAAGGCGTGGTGCCGCATCACATGATCAGCGCCGACACCGACGAGATCATCGCCGCCGTGCCGGCCTTGAAGCCGCATCGCGCCGAAATTCTCGGCCGCGCCATGCTGTGCCGCCGGACCACGGTGTTTCCGATCGAATGCGTGATCCGCGGTTATCTCTCGGGCTCGGCCTGGAAGGAATATGCAGCAAGCGGAACGCTGGCCGGCGAGAAGCTGAAGGCGGGACTTGTCGAGAGCGAGAAGCTGGAGCCCTCGATCTTCAGCCCGGCGACCAAGGCCGAGACCGGCCATGACGAGAACATTACCATCGCAAAAATGCGCGAGGTCGTCGGCGACGAGACGGCCTACACGCTCGAGAGCATGACGCGCGCGATCTACACGCTCGGCGAGGAGCTCGCCCGCGAACAGGGCATCATCATCGCCGACACCAAGTTCGAATTCGGCCGCGACAAGGACGGCCGCATCATCCTGATCGACGAAGTCATGACGCCGGATAGTTCGCGCTTCTGGGCCGTCGATGCCTACAAACCCGGCCAGCCGCAGGCGAGCTTCGACAAGCAGCCCTTGCGCGACTATCTCGATGTCGAGCGCCGCGCCGGCCGCTGGAACGGCGACGCCCCGCCGCCGCCTTTGCCCGCAAGCGTGGTGGACGCGACCAGCAAGCGGTATCTGGAAGCATATCGCCGCGTGACGGGAAGCGAACTCAAGATCTAGTGCAGGCCTTAGCGTCGTCCTGGACCAGCGAACGAAGTGAGCGCCGATCCAGGACCCATTACCGCCGGGCGCGGTTTGGCGAAGACTGTGGCCGTCACCTCGCGCCACGACTCCTCCCTGGGATAATGGGTCCCCTGAGTTCACAAACGAAGTGCAACACTTCCATCTGGAGGTGTTGCCATGGGGCGGACTTACAAACAGCTCTCCCTTGACGATCGATGCGAGATTGCCCGCCTTTCGGCCAATGGCGGCTCGGTCGGGCAAATCGCGGCAGCTTTGGATCGGCCGCCATCAACGATCTCTCGGGAGCTGAGGCGGAACCGTGGCAGGCAAGTCGGCTACAAGCCAAGCTATGCTCAGCAGCAGACCCGGGCGCGGCGCTGGAAGGGCTCTCGCCTCGAGTGGGACGCCAGCTTGCGCCGCGAGGTCTTGGCAGGCTTGAGCCGCGGTTGGTCACCCGAACAGGTCGCAGGCAGGCTGGCCCGGGAACGTGGCCGTAGGGTGATCTCCTGCGAGAGCATCTACCGCTTCATCTACGCCCAGATCACACGCACGACGGACTTCACCTGGCGGCGCTATCTGCCTCGAGGCAAGAGCAAGCGAGGCCACCGCGGCAAACGAGGCGGGAGCCCCGCAAGCTTCATCGAAGGCCGTGTTTCGCTGGCAGAACGGCCTGCCGAGGTCGCCGATCGCAAAGTCCCGGGCCACTGGGAAGCCGATCTGATGATGTTCTCCAAATACCGGCAGGCCATCCTGGCCGTCCACGAGCGAACCTCGCGCCTGCTGCTCGCCGTTCCCATCGAACGCAAGTTCGCCGCCGGTATCGCTAGCCATCTCGTACGCCTGTTCAAAGCCGTACCGGAGGCACTGCGCCGTACCGTCACCTTCGACAACGGCACCGAGTTCGCCGCCCACCTTTCCTTGCAGAGCCTCTTGATGAAGACCTTCTTCTGCGACCCGCACGCGCCGTGGCAAAAGGGCGGCATCGAGAACGCCATCGGCCGCTTGCGCCGCTTCATCCCCCGAAAGACCGACCTCGAAAAGCTCCCAACCAGGCGCTTCCGTCAGTCCATTGCCGCCTACAACAACACCCCGCGCAAATGCCTTGACTTCAGAACCCCGGCAGAGGCCTTCTCCTCTCAACTGTTGCACTTCGAGTGTGAATCCACCTCCCGGCCTTCGCCGGGACGACACCGAATGGCGGGCGCGTCGGTTTCTTCCATCCGGCTTGCAAGAATCTTGTTGCGCTAAGTCTCCAGTCGTCTACCTCTCGGAGGGGAATACTCAGCGAGTGGCACGGCGTGACAGATCCAGCGATTGGCTTCACTCCGTCGACCGGGCTCAATCCGGCCCTCAAGCGCGCGCTGAACGATATATTGGGCGGGAGCGCCGCCAGCGTCCTGACCGTCACGTTCGGACTGTCCTACGCGCTGCTGATCTTCGCGGGGCCGTTGTCGCCCTATCTGTCCTACGGCATCACGGCCACTTTCGTCAGCTCCGCGGTGCTTGCGGCCGTCGTCGGGCTCGGCAGCTCGCTGCCCTTCGCGATTGCAGCCCCCGACAGCTCGACCGCCGCGGTGACGGGTATCCTGGCGGCCTCGGTGGTCGAACGCATCGAGACGGCGAACCTGTCGACGCCGTTGCTGTCCCCGATCCTGATCACGCTCGGCCTGTCGACGATGCTGACAGGATTGGTGCTGTGTGGACTGGGCCTGACGCGGCTTGGCCGCGCCATCCGTTACGTGCCTTATCCGGTGGTCGGCGGCTTCCTCGGCGCCACCGGACTTCTCATCGTCATGGGTGCGGTCCGGGTGATCACCGACCACCCGCTGCAATTCGCGACACTGTCGCACTTCGCCGACCGCACCATCCTGCTGGAGCTCGGTGCCGCCTGCGCGATGGCGCTGGTGCTGTATCTCACCTGGCACCGCTCGCGCAGCCCGTTCGGACTGCCGATCATCCTGGTCGGCGGCGTGCTCACCGCGCATCTGGCGTTCTGGATCACCGGCGTTTCCTTCGATGAGGCGCGGGCGTTGGGCTGGACCTTTCAGCCCCCGCCGCAAGCGGTGTTCATGCTGCCCTGGCATACCGACGATCTCGCCCGCTATCCCTGGTTTGCCATACCGGACCTGCTTGGCAATGTCGTCGCCGTCATCTTCGTCACGGCCTCCAGCACGCTGTTCAACACCACCGGCATCGAGGTGGCCACGCATCGCGAAGCCAATCTGGAGTGTGAGCTGAACGTCACCGGCGCCGCCAACATCCTGACCGGCATGCTGGGCGGCTACCCCGGTTGCAGCTCGACCAGCCGCTCGATGCTCAATTTCAGCAGCGGCGGCCGCGGGCGCCTGTCCGGCCTCACCGCCGCAGCGCTGTCGCTGCTGGTGCTTGCCGTCGCACCCGAGCTGCTCGGCTTCATCCCCAAATGCGTGCTCGGCGGGCTGTTGCTCTATCTCGGCGCCGACCAGTTGCACAAATGGATCATCGAGTCGCGCAAGCGGCTGTCGAAGCTCGAATATCTCTCGCTGATCGCCATCATCGCGATCATCGTGGCCTGGGGTTTCGTGCCGGGCATCCTGATCGGCGTCATCATCGGCTGCGCGACGTTTGCGTTCAGCGCCGCGCGGGTCGAGTCGATCAAATACAGTTTCGACGGCTCGGAGTACCGCTCCTCGCTCGACCGCTCGCGCGACGACCAGGCCGTGCTGCTTGCCCACGGGGGCAAGATCCAGGGCCTCAATCTCCAGAGCTATCTCTTCTTCGGCTCCGCCAACCGGCTCTACCAGCACGTCAAGCAGCTGCTGCAGGAACGCCCCGAGTGCCGCTATCTGCTGTTTGACTTCAAGCTCGTCACCGGCGTGGATTCATCGGCTGCCTATAGTTTCGCCCAGATCAAGCGCAGCGCCGGCGATCTCGGAGTCGAGCTGATCCTGGTGCATCTGTCGGCTGCGGCCGAGAAGGTGCTGCGCTCCAGCGACTTCGTCGGCGAGGGCGTCACCATCATCCCCGAGCTCGATCGCGCGCTGGAATGGTGCGAGAACGAGCTCATCTCGCAGCATCAGGAGCTGGCGCAGGAAGAAGCCAGCCTGCGTGACTGGTTCACGCGAATGCTCGGCAGCGAAGACGGCGCCGACGAGCTGATCCGCCGCTGCCAGCGCATCGAGGTCGAAGCCGGCGAGGTCATCGTGCAGGCCGGCGCCCCGGCCGATTCCATGCATTTCATCCTCGACGGCCGCGTCGGCATCATGATCCCGGCCGATCACGACCGCACCACACGCGTGCGCAGCCTCGGCCGTTACACCACGATCGGCGAGATGGGGCTGGTGTCACAGACACCGCGCAGCGCGACCATCCAGGCCGAGGTCGACAGCGTGCTCTACGTGCTGAATACGCACCAGTTCGACGCCATCAAGACCGAGGATCCAGCGCTCAGCCACAAGCTGCTGACCTATTTCGTGTCGGTCATGGCGGAGCGGCTGACCTTTGCGAACCGCACGATCGCGGTGCTCAGGCGGTAGCCCTCGCATCCAGAAACGTTCTGCAATGTGCTACGAACAAATCCGGGTATTGGAAAGGTGCGCCGTGTCCGGGTCGGGATACAGGATGAGCTGCGCATCACTCATCGCCTTGAACATGTTGTAGGCGTTGATGCTCGGGAACATTGAATCGTCGCTGCCGTGAACAATCAAGGTGGGCTGCGCGATTGCGCGGAGGATGGACGCCTCGTCCTTGCGGGCACACCAGGTGATGATCGCCTTCGCCTGAGGTTCGCTCACACTGTCTCCGCTTTCGGGATCCCGGTCCTGTGCGCGCGCAGTCGCTCGCGCGATAAAGCCCCTACCGGCGCGCTGGCTGGCCTCGGAGGGCGTAAAGAACAGCGGCAGCCTGACATCGGCAGCCCCACGGGCAAAGGCGTCGTTGACGACGGCCATCAGATGCTCCTCGCCGCCGCGCGGCGCCGCTCCCGCCACGATCATCTTGCGGACGAGCCCCGTCCCCCGGGCAGCGAGCACCTGAGCGATCATGCCACCGAGCGAGAAGCCGAGAAGATCGACCTCACCGAGATCGAGCGCCCTGATGAAAGTTTCGGCATCCGCCGCCATCTGCTCGACGTTGTCCGGCGTCGCGCCGGAGCTCGTGCCGACGCCCGAATTGTTGAAAACGATGACCGGCCTGGTTTCCGCGAGCTGGTTCACCACGGCCGGATCCCAGGAATCCATGTTGCCTGTGAAATGCTGAAGCAGGACCAGTGGCATACCCTTTGCCGGGCCGAGGCGCCTGAAGGCAAAGCGCATACCGCCGGCCTCGATGAATTCCGTTCGCGCCGTTTCAAGGGACATGCCTTTTCCTTTTTCTTGAAGTGCACGGATGGCTGCTGGCACGACGGCGAGCACTCCATATATGACGCTCGCCATATGTATGTGGTCTTCCCGCGCTCGAGGGTGGAGACGTATCAGCCGGCTTACGGCATCGACAGGACGTAGATGCCATCATTTCGGCCATCCAATTGGCGAGGGGAGCAGGCGCACAAACAGGTGGTCCGTCGCATCCAGGAGTCATCATGAGAATCGGCTTGGTTCTGTCTCCGAGCTTCCAGGCCGTCTGTTTCGGCGCCGTCGCCGCTTTCGACGTGGCGAACAAGCAGGCTGGAGAAAAAATCTACGATGTTCGTGCGTTCTCGGAAGACGGCGGGCTGGTCACCTCGTCTGCTGGGATGCAAGTCATGACGGAGCCTTTCGATCAGGCCGCTTTCGACACCCTCATCGTCGCGGCGGGCCTCGACATTCCAACCTCATCACCCGGCCTCGTCCGGCTGCTTCGCGCAGCGGCCCGGAATGCGCGGCGGGTTTCGTCGATCTGTCTCGGCTCGTTCGTGCTCGGTGACGCCGGGCTGTTGAACGGGCGGCGAGCGACCACGCATTGGCGCTACGCACAGGAGATGCAGGCCAGATTCCCGGGTTGCAATGTGGACGCCGACAAGATCTTCATTGCCGACGGCCAGATCTGGACGTCTGCCGGCATGAGCGCCGGCACCGACATGGTCGTCGGCATGATCGAACGAGACCTCGGTGCCGAGAGGGCTCGCTCCGTGGCCAAAGGCATGGTCATGTACCACAGCCGCCCCGGCGGACAATCGCAGCATTCGGTTTTGCTGGAGGTCGGAACGAGCGAAGACAGGATCCAGAAGGCCCTGAACTACGCCCGGCAAAACCTGCGCGAGAGCCTCACGATCGAGGATTTGGCCCGCGCCGCCTGTCTCAGCCCGCGGCAATTCACGCGACTCTTCCGCTCGGCGACCGGCACGACGCCGGCCAAGGCCGTCGAAGCCTTGCGCCTCGAATCCGCGAAGCTGATGCTGGAGCAGACTCGTTTGCCGATCGAGGTCGTGGCGCGCGAGACCGGCTTTGCGACCCGTGAGCGCATGCGACAGGCTTTTGTCCGCGTGCATGGCGAGGCGCCGCGGACCTTCCGCAAGGAGGCTGGGCCACTCGCCATGCTCTGACGTGCCTCAAATCAGCTCAGCCGGATATTGGACAGATCGATCGAGACGACCAGCGGCTCGGTGCTGAAGCTGCCTTCGGGTTGCCGTGCATAAATGCGACGCTTGGTCGGAAACCGGATGCCCGAGACCTCGACATAGCCATCGATCAGATGCGCGCCGGGCGTATTGCCGGCGATCTCCACGTCGTAATCGTGCCGCTTCAAGAGTCCGTCCGCATCGAAATAGAGCGTCTGCACCGCGCTGTGCGTTGCGATGTCATTTGGAAAACGGACCGCAAGACGGCGCCACAGCCCGTCATTCGTACGCACCGGCTCCAGCTCTTCTGCCTCGACTCCCGGCCAGGCGAGCACGAACGGGGTGTTGAGGTAAGTCCACATGGCGCAGCCGGCGAAATAGGCGAGCTGGAGATCGGTCCACGGCGTTTGCAGAGTATGACCTGCAAAGCTGCTGCGCGGGTCACGAAGCTCGTCGAGCACCGTGCCGTCGGCCGCTTCGAGGGCGACCCGCCCCGGCTCAAACCGCGAACGGCGGCGCTCGGCGCCGAAGGGCGAGTGGGACGCCCATTCCTGGCGCAGACCAACCGTCACGGTGGTCTGCTGAAGCGTCTCGGGCTGCCCTTTCAAGGACCACAACACGCCCCCCTGCTGAAGGTCGGCCGCGACCTGCTCGAACTGGTTCCAGCGCTGAAGCCCACCATGGGCTTCGATCGCCAGCTCACTTAGTTTGGTCATCACGTTCTCCTGCGTAGGGGCCGTTGCATTGAGCCCTGCTGCAGAGAACGTTAGGCCCTCACGGGAGGACGGCGAACGCCGTAGATGCCGCGTTTCAGGCCACGGCGACCAGCAGCTAAACCCCCGCCATCATCACATATTTGATCTCGACATATTCTTCCATGCCGTGATGCGAGCCTTCGCGGCCGAGGCCGCTTTCCTTGACGCCGCCGAAGGGCGCCACTTCGGTGGTGATCAGGCCGGTGTTGACGCCGACCATGCCGGATTCCAGCGCCTCGGCGACGCGCCAGACGCGGCCGAGATCGCGGGAGTAGAAGTAGGAGGCGAGCCCGAATGGCGAGGCGTTGCACATCGCGATGACGTCGGCCTCGTCCTTGAAGCGGATCACAGGTGCGAGCGGGCCGAAGGTTTCCTCCTGCGCCACCAGCGAGTCCGGCTCGACGTCGGCAAGCACCGTCGGCTCGAAGAACGAACGCCCGAGCTCGCTGCGCTTGCCGCCGGTGACGATCCTGGCGCCGCGCTTGACGGCGTCCGCGATATGGCGCTCGACCTTGTCGACCGCTTTCAAATTGATCAGTGGGCCCTGCGTGACGCCGTTCTCGGTACCGTCACCGATCTTCATCGCCGCGACTTTCTTCGACAGCTTCTGCACGAACTCGTCGTAGATCTTGTCCTGGGCGTAGATGCGGTTGGCGCAGACGCAGGTCTGGCCCATGTTGCGGTATTTCGAGACGATCGCGCCGTCGACCGCCGCATCGATGTCGGCGTCGTCGAACACCACGAACGGCGCGTTGCCGCCGAGCTCGAGGCCGAGCCGCTTCACGCCGACGGAGGCCTGCCGGTAGAGAATCTTGCCGACCGCGGTCGAGCCGGTGAAGCCGACGAAACGCACGGCCGGATGCTCGCACAACACCTTGCCGATCGGCGCTGCATCGCCCGTGACGATGTTGAACACACCCTTGGGCACGCCGGCTCTCTCCGCGAGCGCGGCAAGCGCCAGCGCCGACAGCGGCGTTTCATTGGCGGGCTTCAGCACCACGGTGCACCCGGCCGCAAGCGCCGGCGAAACCTTTCGTGTGATCATCGAGTTCGGGAAATTCCACGGCGTGATCGCGCCGCAGACGCCGATCGGCTGCTTGATCGCGAGCAAGCGCGCATCCGGCCGCTGCGTCGGAATCGTCTCGCCATAGACGCGGCGGGCCTCCTCGGCGAAAAATTCGACATAGGCGCCGCCGATGTCGACCTCGCCGAGCGCTTCGGCGAGCGGCTTGCCCTGCTCGGAGGTGAGGATCAGCGCGAGGTCCTCGCGATTGGCGATGATCAGCTCGAACCATTTGCGCAAAATATTGGAGCGCTGCTTGGCGGTGTGCTTGGCCCAGCCCGGGAACGCGCGCTCGGCGGCCTCGACCGCCCTGGTGGCGTCATCGGCCGAAAGCTGCGGAACCTTTGCAAGCTCGATGCCGGTTGCGGGATTGTTGACGGCGAAGACCGGCGAGCCGACCCAGGTGCCGTCGATGTAGCAGGCCTCCTTCAGCAGCGACGGGTCCTTCAACCGGTCGCGCAGATTGGACGTGGCGTGCTGGGCACGTGCGGCGGCGGTCGGGGTCATGGCGTTGCTCCTGCGGGGCTTTTGCGGGCTGTTCCGGTTCGGCCGGAATATAGGGAGACGCGGCGCGCAATGCACCGTCCCGCAACGCACATCTGCTGGGAGCCAGGCTCGGAGCGGCGGAGTTACGCCGCGCCGCTCAGATAGGTCTCGCGCCGCCCGATCATGCGCTCGGCGGCGGCCTTGGCGTCGGCCTTCGAGGAGGTTGCGCAGGTCCGGTATTCGAGATCAGGAACGTCGGACGCGTTGCGGCGGCCGAACCAGGACTTTGAACCGACCGGCAGCAGCGCCAGCGCCTGTGCCAGATTGTCGACAGCGCCGAAGGAATAAAGTGCGCCGGTGCCGGCGATGCGGACCTCGTAGATGCCGGGCGCGATCGGCGCTTCGAGATTCTCGCCCCGTCCGGGACGGGGATAGCGCTTCCATTCGCTCCAGGTCGAAATCATCTGAGGTCCCCCTCGCGGCCGGTGGGCGGCCGCCAATTTGCATCAAGTCTTAACGTTGACCGTCGATCGGCCGAGAGCTGAACGCCGCAGCTCACAAAATGTTTCAAGTGCTTCAAACAGTCGAAACATCTCGCCAGCACCCATCCACGGTCACGGCTGGTTGCGGCCATCCACCACAGATTGTGACGGAGTGTTGCAGGTCAATCGCCTTGTCGTCGTGCGCGGGGAGCCGACCGTCAAGTCACGACATCGCGACCGCGGCAGGTACGCGGATGTGCTTGCCCCGCGGCGCACGCGGGAGGACAATCGATCGCTTCCAACAATAATCAAACCGGAGGAAACGCGGATGCAAGGCAAAGCTGAGATCGACCAGATTCTGCGCCAGAAGAGCGAGGCCAGGGAGATTCCCGGCGTCGTCGCCATTGCCGCCAGCGGTACCGAGGTGCTGTATCAGGGCGCGTTCGGCAAACGCGACCTGTCCAAGCCGGATGCGATGACCGCCGACAGCGTGTTCTGGATCGCATCGATGACGAAGGCGGTGACATCAGCGGGCGCGATGCAGCTCGTCGAGCAAGGCAAGCTGTCGCTGGATGCGCCGATCGGCGAGGTGTTGCCCGATCTCGCCAAGCCGCAGGTGCTCGAAGGTTTCGATGCCAAGGGCGAAGCCAAGCTGCGGCCGGCCAAGGGGCCGATCACGCTGCGCCAGCTCATGACCCACACCGCCGGCTTTGCCTACAACATGTGGAACGGCGATCTCGCGATCCATCTCGAGAAATCCGGCATCCCCGCCATCACCACCTGCCAGAACGCGGCGTTGAAGACGCCGGTTATGACCGACCCCGGCACGCGCTGGGAATACGGCACCAATATCGATTTCGTCGGCAAGGCGGTGGAAGCCGTCAGCGGCAAGCGCCTCGATGCCTATCTGCGCGACAATCTGTTCGCACCGCTCGGCATGAGCGATACCGCTTTCAAGATCACCGACGACATGCGCAAGCGTCTGGTCGGCATGCATGCGCGCGGCGAGGATGGCCAGCTCGCCGCGATCCCGTTCGAGCTCGAGCAGGAGCCGGAATTCCACATGGGCGGCGGCGGCCTTTATTCGACCGCGGCCGACTACATCAAGTTTACCCAGATGATCCTGAACAAGGGCCGCGGCAACGGCAATCAGGTGCTGAAGGCCGAGACCATCGCGACGATGGGGCAGAACCACATCGGCGACCTCGCCATGGGCAAGATGACCACGGCGGCGCCGATGTACACCAATGACGTCGATCTCTATCCGGAGCAGGTGAAGAAGTGGGGCCTCAGCTTCATGATCAACACCGCCAAGACCGCCGAGGGCCGCAGCGCGGGCAGCCTCGCCTGGGCGGGCCTCGCCAACACCTATTACTGGATCGACCCGGCGCGCGACGTCACCGGCGTGATCCTGATGCAGCTGCTGCCATTCGCCGACGCAAAGTGTCTCGAGGCTTTTGCCGGCTTCGAGCGCGGCGTCTATGCCGGGCTCGATGCGGGAAGCGGGCAGAAGGCGGCGTGAGGCGCGCCTGACTCTCACGACGCGTCACGGCCGGGCTTGTTGTCCCGGCCGTGCACGCAGCTGACTGGAGGACACGATCTTGGCAGACAAAGCCGACAGTTACGTTTGCGGCACCTCCGACACGCCGCTGCTCGGCGACACCATCGGGCGCAGCCTCGATCAGGCCGCGCGGCGCTGGAGCGATCGTGAGGCGCTGGTCTCGCCCGGCCACGGCGTGAGATGGACATGGGGAGAGTTTGCCGCGCGGGTCGACGCGCTCGCCGCCGGCTTTGTCGCGCTCGGCCTCGAACGCGGCGCGCGGATCGGCATCTGGTCGCTGAACCGGCCGGAATGGACACTGACCCAGTTTGCCGCCGCCAAGGCCGGCCTCATCCTGGTGACGATCAATCCGGCCTACCGGCTGAGCGAGCTGGAATTCGCGCTTCACAAGGTCGGATGCAGCGCCATCGTCACCGCGACGGCATTCAAGACCAGCAACTACATGGACATGCTCAACACGCTGTTGCCGGAGCTCGCGAGCGCCAAGCCCGGGCAATTGCGCGCGGCGCGGCTGCCGGCCTTGCGCATCGTGATCCAGATCGGCGGCCCCGCCTGCCCGGGCACGATCCCGTTCGACGAGGTCGCCGGCATGGGCGGTACCCTGCATCGCGAACAGCTCGCCGCGCTCAGTGCCTCGCTGCAATTCGACGATGCCGTTAACATCCAGTTCACCAGCGGAACGACGGGATCGCCCAAGGGCGTGACGCTGA from Bradyrhizobium lupini harbors:
- a CDS encoding pirin family protein, whose product is MSWQPSNDPVLGDPMSCDALDLVIVPRTRDLGDGFAVRRALPHGKRQMVGPFIFFDHFGPVQFVSGKGMDVRPHPHIGLATVTYLFDGAIMHRDSEGNIQEIQPGAMNLMTAGRGIAHSERTPDVQRASGQKMLGLQSWIALPAGSEEIAPSFQHYGAGDLPMVSERDFTAKVIAGSAFGVTSPVSMVSPWFYTEVTAVAGAIVPLDPDHEERAIYVVDGEVEIANERYEGPRLLIFRPGDRITVKALKATRMMFLGGDALEGPRHIWWNFVSSSKERIEQAKQDWKTGRFAAVPQEHEFIPLPE
- a CDS encoding phosphoribosylaminoimidazolesuccinocarboxamide synthase → MTTMLSSDLPLPKIGRGKVRDIYAVDDDRLLLVTTDRISAFDVVMGETIPMKGAVLTQISAFWFNELEGVVPHHMISADTDEIIAAVPALKPHRAEILGRAMLCRRTTVFPIECVIRGYLSGSAWKEYAASGTLAGEKLKAGLVESEKLEPSIFSPATKAETGHDENITIAKMREVVGDETAYTLESMTRAIYTLGEELAREQGIIIADTKFEFGRDKDGRIILIDEVMTPDSSRFWAVDAYKPGQPQASFDKQPLRDYLDVERRAGRWNGDAPPPPLPASVVDATSKRYLEAYRRVTGSELKI
- a CDS encoding IS30 family transposase; amino-acid sequence: MGRTYKQLSLDDRCEIARLSANGGSVGQIAAALDRPPSTISRELRRNRGRQVGYKPSYAQQQTRARRWKGSRLEWDASLRREVLAGLSRGWSPEQVAGRLARERGRRVISCESIYRFIYAQITRTTDFTWRRYLPRGKSKRGHRGKRGGSPASFIEGRVSLAERPAEVADRKVPGHWEADLMMFSKYRQAILAVHERTSRLLLAVPIERKFAAGIASHLVRLFKAVPEALRRTVTFDNGTEFAAHLSLQSLLMKTFFCDPHAPWQKGGIENAIGRLRRFIPRKTDLEKLPTRRFRQSIAAYNNTPRKCLDFRTPAEAFSSQLLHFECESTSRPSPGRHRMAGASVSSIRLARILLR
- a CDS encoding SLC26A/SulP transporter family protein — translated: MTDPAIGFTPSTGLNPALKRALNDILGGSAASVLTVTFGLSYALLIFAGPLSPYLSYGITATFVSSAVLAAVVGLGSSLPFAIAAPDSSTAAVTGILAASVVERIETANLSTPLLSPILITLGLSTMLTGLVLCGLGLTRLGRAIRYVPYPVVGGFLGATGLLIVMGAVRVITDHPLQFATLSHFADRTILLELGAACAMALVLYLTWHRSRSPFGLPIILVGGVLTAHLAFWITGVSFDEARALGWTFQPPPQAVFMLPWHTDDLARYPWFAIPDLLGNVVAVIFVTASSTLFNTTGIEVATHREANLECELNVTGAANILTGMLGGYPGCSSTSRSMLNFSSGGRGRLSGLTAAALSLLVLAVAPELLGFIPKCVLGGLLLYLGADQLHKWIIESRKRLSKLEYLSLIAIIAIIVAWGFVPGILIGVIIGCATFAFSAARVESIKYSFDGSEYRSSLDRSRDDQAVLLAHGGKIQGLNLQSYLFFGSANRLYQHVKQLLQERPECRYLLFDFKLVTGVDSSAAYSFAQIKRSAGDLGVELILVHLSAAAEKVLRSSDFVGEGVTIIPELDRALEWCENELISQHQELAQEEASLRDWFTRMLGSEDGADELIRRCQRIEVEAGEVIVQAGAPADSMHFILDGRVGIMIPADHDRTTRVRSLGRYTTIGEMGLVSQTPRSATIQAEVDSVLYVLNTHQFDAIKTEDPALSHKLLTYFVSVMAERLTFANRTIAVLRR
- a CDS encoding GlxA family transcriptional regulator, with the translated sequence MRIGLVLSPSFQAVCFGAVAAFDVANKQAGEKIYDVRAFSEDGGLVTSSAGMQVMTEPFDQAAFDTLIVAAGLDIPTSSPGLVRLLRAAARNARRVSSICLGSFVLGDAGLLNGRRATTHWRYAQEMQARFPGCNVDADKIFIADGQIWTSAGMSAGTDMVVGMIERDLGAERARSVAKGMVMYHSRPGGQSQHSVLLEVGTSEDRIQKALNYARQNLRESLTIEDLARAACLSPRQFTRLFRSATGTTPAKAVEALRLESAKLMLEQTRLPIEVVARETGFATRERMRQAFVRVHGEAPRTFRKEAGPLAML
- a CDS encoding NAD-dependent succinate-semialdehyde dehydrogenase; translation: MTPTAAARAQHATSNLRDRLKDPSLLKEACYIDGTWVGSPVFAVNNPATGIELAKVPQLSADDATRAVEAAERAFPGWAKHTAKQRSNILRKWFELIIANREDLALILTSEQGKPLAEALGEVDIGGAYVEFFAEEARRVYGETIPTQRPDARLLAIKQPIGVCGAITPWNFPNSMITRKVSPALAAGCTVVLKPANETPLSALALAALAERAGVPKGVFNIVTGDAAPIGKVLCEHPAVRFVGFTGSTAVGKILYRQASVGVKRLGLELGGNAPFVVFDDADIDAAVDGAIVSKYRNMGQTCVCANRIYAQDKIYDEFVQKLSKKVAAMKIGDGTENGVTQGPLINLKAVDKVERHIADAVKRGARIVTGGKRSELGRSFFEPTVLADVEPDSLVAQEETFGPLAPVIRFKDEADVIAMCNASPFGLASYFYSRDLGRVWRVAEALESGMVGVNTGLITTEVAPFGGVKESGLGREGSHHGMEEYVEIKYVMMAGV
- a CDS encoding serine hydrolase domain-containing protein, which translates into the protein MQGKAEIDQILRQKSEAREIPGVVAIAASGTEVLYQGAFGKRDLSKPDAMTADSVFWIASMTKAVTSAGAMQLVEQGKLSLDAPIGEVLPDLAKPQVLEGFDAKGEAKLRPAKGPITLRQLMTHTAGFAYNMWNGDLAIHLEKSGIPAITTCQNAALKTPVMTDPGTRWEYGTNIDFVGKAVEAVSGKRLDAYLRDNLFAPLGMSDTAFKITDDMRKRLVGMHARGEDGQLAAIPFELEQEPEFHMGGGGLYSTAADYIKFTQMILNKGRGNGNQVLKAETIATMGQNHIGDLAMGKMTTAAPMYTNDVDLYPEQVKKWGLSFMINTAKTAEGRSAGSLAWAGLANTYYWIDPARDVTGVILMQLLPFADAKCLEAFAGFERGVYAGLDAGSGQKAA